A genome region from Salvia splendens isolate huo1 chromosome 19, SspV2, whole genome shotgun sequence includes the following:
- the LOC121779101 gene encoding B3 domain-containing protein At4g34400-like, translating to MGDEGSNSIPNVDPDYQRLPAFMKVFHQERYKDDMRLPPEFVGIHGHDLPFDCRLVWPNGIRYRVRILKLANGFFFSSGWREFVRATGAVHGDHLTFTLVNVGIFNVKRFDSATHCPPQGDVDVVEDDDVEGSYSPDIDTSDDYVPSENESETTMDDDYVDDSGALNIDGFPTFIISLTPTNINRSLEIPYGFWQRHIPMGAIKVGVHLVTEGGMWLCTLKHNSRKVWVKHGWARFKHEHNLVEGVRCHFKLVDAFVVQFQVWFDRP from the exons ATGGGAGATGAAGGTTCGAACTCCATCCCGAATGTCGACCCGGACTACCAAAGACTCCCTGCATTCATGAAGGTGTTCCACCAGGAGCGATACAAGGATGACATG cggcttcctcccgaATTCGTCGGGATTCACGGGCATGACCTACCGTTCGACTGTAGGCTCGTTTGGCCGAATGGAATACGATATAGGGTGCGAATTCTGAAGCTTGCTAATGGGTTCTTCTTCTCCTCCGGATGGAGAGAGTTTGTTCGTGCTACTGGCGCCGTACACGGCGATCATCTCACCTTCACTTTGGTGAATGTTGGTATTTTCAATGTAAAGCGGTTTGATAGCGCAACGCATTGTCCACCGCAGGGAGACGTGGACG TTGTTGAAGACGACGATGTGGAAGGTAGCTACTCTCCGGACATCGATACATCCGACGATTACGTGCCATCGGAGAATGAATCTGAAACAACTATGGATGACGACTACGTAGACGATAGCGGAGCACTAAACATCGATGGCTTCCCAACATTCATCATTTCGCTCACCCCGACTAACATCAATCGCAGCCTTGAGATCCCATATGGCTTTTGGCAACGCCATATCCCGATGGGGGCAATTAAAGTGGGCGTGCATCTGGTGACCGAAGGGGGGATGTGGCTATGTACACTCAAACACAACTCGAGGAAGGTATGGGTGAAGCATGGTTGGGCTCGATTCAAACACGAGCACAATCTGGTGGAAGGGGTGCGTTGCCATTTCAAGCTCGTTGATGCCTTTGTTGTCCAATTTCAAGTGTGGTTTGACCGTCCTTAA
- the LOC121780194 gene encoding chromatin assembly factor 1 subunit FAS1-like has product MAEVEPMKIDVSDKTKRKLDGSDQKKSSHKRKRLEPCLYAVSPEEKQAKIEALRDEIDSLVKFAKDLAFRSRQVLLESVEKVGSVNCVIACLMEESDLPFSMLVGEIFEKVKGRAGNGENVTRACVKSSVLMIGQRLCYGVASADADLLEAGAETALWFWETRDLKLIPKSERVSVKVRRTCLKKIQERIAAVTAMINALEKSGDHPIHLQDLTKASEKIGKVLNEADIRLFMENILQKNAAEMAEKDVQKEEKMLIKQMEKNKQETEKTKKKRERELQKEMLQNEKEQKRLREEAEKEERRREKEENDMQKLLSRQQEEAEKDQKRKAKEEAELNKQLALQKQASLMEQFFRRKKSTSFENDSSSNKGTTSMASPNLVELKCETVIANMDSVLAGNAEVEARAIWKSHLKSWHCIGNSIRSKKVHWGLRQKPKTELVKELKLMTSTETPSDEVQVEEKNVDGLIDPNIHGRHSQMTIDRPLSQCQNRKCSRQLFQFDKSHRPAFYGVWPKKSQAIGGRCPLVKDPLVDYEIDSDEEWEEEEPGESLSDCEKDDESIEQQKVDDEDESEDGFFVLDGYLSESEGVQTDVMECDELAEEVRDHLDTKEQVPSEEFCSLLRQQKYLNNKTEHALRKNQPLIILNLMHEKTTLLSAEELSGSEKLEKMCLQALCIRPLPDFPATEISIHNNEVDEDLETLSNKSSSTPPSTAAATTIPDSDMPQFISIINSCPYGIAKISDSLHNTFPAFSKSQLRNKVRKLSEFSENRWQVKKEILRKFGLSISPERKSLKAKSIASFFSKRCLPPSKTTPMNLNQTPPQLSEKHAAAIVSTQQDCLNEQRLESSAAG; this is encoded by the exons ATGGCGGAAGTTGAGCCCATGAAAATCGACGTATCGGATAAAACGAAGCGGAAATTGGACGGCTCGGATCAGAAGAAGAGCTCACACAAAAGGAAAAGATTGGAGCCATGTTTGTATGCTGTAAGCCCGGAAGAGAAACAGGCGAAAATCGAGGCATTGCGCGATGAAATCGATAGCCTTGTTAAATTTGCTAAAGATTTAGCGTTCAGAAGCAGACAAGTGTTGCTGGAAAGTGTGGAGAAAGTGGGGTCTGTGAATTGTGTGATTGCCTGCTTAATGGAGGAGAGTGATCTGCCATTTTCAATGCTTGTGGGTGAAATTTTTGAGAAGGTTAAGGGTAGGGCTGGAAATGGGGAAAATGTTACTAGGGCCTGTGTGAAGAGTAGTGTGCTTATGATTGGGCAGAGATTATGTTATGGTGTGGCTAGTGCAGATGCAGATCTTTTGGAGGCTGGGGCGGAGACTGCTCTTTGGTTTTGGGAG ACTAGAGACTTGAAACTAATCCCTAAATCAGAGCGTGTATCTGTGAAAGTTCGCCGTACATGCCTGAAAAAGATTCAGGAGAGAATTGCAGCTGTTACAG CAATGATCAATGCCCTTGAAAAGTCTGGGGACCATCCAATTCACCTGCAAGATTTGACAAAAGCTTCAGAAAAGATTGGTAAAGTTCTAAATGAGGCAGATATCCGATTGTTCATGGAGAATATCTTACAGAAAAATGCTGCTGAAAT GGCTGAGAAGGACGTccagaaagaagaaaaaatgttAATCAAGCAAATGGAGAAGAACAAGCAGGAAACAGAGAAAACaaagaagaaaagagagagGGAACTCCAGAAGGAAATGTTGCAGAAT GAAAAAGAGCAGAAGCGCTTGCGCGAAGAGGCAGAGAAGGAGGAAAGACGACgtgagaaagaagaaaatgacatGCAGAAACTGTTGAGTAGGCAGCAAGAGGAGGCAGAGAAAGATCAGAAACGCAAGGCCAAGGAAGAAGCTGAACTAAACAAGCAACTTGCTCTCCAGAAACAAGCATCATTGATGGAGCAGTTTTTTAGAAGAAAGAAATCTACTTCTTTTGAAAATGACAGTTCTTCAAACAAAGGCACCACATCTATGGCATCTCCTAACTTAGTTGAGCTAAAATGTGAAACAGTTATAGCAAATATGGACTCTGTTTTGGCCGGAAATGCTGAAGTTGAGGCCAGAGCTATTTGGAA GTCACACTTGAAATCATGGCACTGCATTGGAAATTCTATTCGTTCAAAGAAAGTCCACTGGGGCTTGCGTCAGAAGCCTAAAACTGAGCTGGTCAAGGAACTCAAGCTTATGACTAGCACTGAAACGCCTAGTGATGAGGTCCAAGTTGAAGAGAAGAATGTGGATGGTTTGATTGACCCCAATATCCATGGAAGACATTCTCAGATGACCATAGACAGGCCTCTTTCACAAtgccaaaatagaaaatgcAGTAGGCAGCTATTTCAGTTTGATAAGAGCCACAGACCTGCATTTTATGGTGTTTGGCCAAAAAAAAG TCAAGCTATTGGGGGACGCTGCCCTTTGGTGAAGGATCCACTTGTAGACTATGAGATTGACAGTGATGAGGAGTGGGAAGAG GAAGAACCTGGTGAAAGCCTCTCGGATTGTGAGAAGGATGATGAAAGTATTGAGCAGCAAAAggttgatgatgaagatgaaagTGAAGATGGATTTTTTGTTCTTGATGGTTATCTGTCGGAAAGTGAG GGAGTACAGACTGATGTGATGGAATGTGATGAACTAGCCGAGGAAGTGAGAGATCATCTGGACACCAAAGAGCAAGTACCGAGTGAAGAATTTTGTTCCCTGCTCCGACAGCAGAAGTATTTGAACAATAAGACAGAGCATGCACTTAGAAAGAATCAGCCCTTGATCATATTAAATCTCATGCATGAAAAGACCACATTGTTATCAGCTGAAGAACTATCTGGTTCAGAGAAACTTGAAAAAATGTGCTTACAAGCTCTTTGTATCCGTCCTTTGCCTGATTTCCCAGCAACAGAAATTTCCATTCATAATAATGAGGTAGATGAGGATTTAGAAACTTTATCAAACAAATCAAGTTCAACACCTCCTTCAACTGCTGCTGCTACTACTATACCTGATTCAGACATGCCTCAGTTT ATTTCCATCatcaattcatgtccatatggCATTGCAAAGATCTCAGACTCTCTGCATAATACTTTCCCAGCTTTCTCAAAGTCTCAGTTAAGAAACAAAGTCCGTAAATTATCAGAATTCTCAGAAAATCGTTGGCAG GTCAAGAAAGAAATCTTGAGGAAGTTTGGCCTATCTATCTCGCCAG AAAGGAAGTCTCTCAAAGCAAAGAGCATAGCTTCATTCTTCTCAAAGAGATGCTTGCCTCCATCTAAGACTACGCCTATGAATTTGAACCAAACGCCGCCTCAGCTGTCTGAGAAACATGCGGCAGCTATCGTCTCCACACAGCAGGATTGCTTGAACGAGCAACG GTTGGAATCCAGTGCGGCCGGATAG
- the LOC121780056 gene encoding stearoyl-[acyl-carrier-protein] 9-desaturase, chloroplastic, whose amino-acid sequence MALKLSITPMNMPNFPGFQLRSHRVSMASTIHSPSVDAGKVKKPFSPPREVRVQVTHPLPPEKREIFNSLQDWAEENILVLLKPVEKCWQPNDFLPDPSSDGFEEEVRELRKRTKELPDDYFVVLVGDMITEEALPTYQTMLNTLDGVRDETGASLTPWAIWTRAWTAEENRHGDLLNKYLYLSGRVDMRQIEKTIQYLIGSGMDPGTDKNPYLGFIYTSFQERATFVSHGNTARLAKEHGDLKLAQICGIIAADEKRHETAYTKIVEKLFEVDPDGTVLALADMMKKKISMPAHLMYDGADDNLFEHFSSVAQRLGVYTAKDYADILEFLVGRWEVEKMTGLSGEGRKAQDYVCGLPPRIRKLEERAQARAKQSAPVPFSWINGREVML is encoded by the exons ATGGCGCTGAAACTAAGCATTACGCCGATGAATATGCCTAATTTTCCCGGTTTTCAGCTCAGATCTCACAGGGTTTCCATGGCTTCGACCATTCATTCTCCCTCAGT AGATGCTGGGAAAGTTAAAAAGCCTTTTAGTCCCCCTCGGGAGGTTCGTGTTCAAGTCACCCATCCGTTGCCACCAGAGAAGCGTGAGATCTTCAATTCGCTGCAAGATTGGGCTGAAGAGAACATCCTGGTGCTCCTAAAGCCTGTTGAGAAGTGTTGGCAGCCCAATGACTTTCTTCCAGATCCATCTTCAGATGGCTTTGAAGAAGAGGTCAGAGAGCTTAGGAAACGAACCAAGGAGCTCCCCGATGACTATTTTGTCGTGTTGGTCGGGGATATGATTACAGAGGAAGCTCTTCCCACTTATCAGACTATGCTCAACACTCTGGATGGAGTGCGAGATGAGACTGGTGCCAGCCTCACCCCTTGGGCTATCTGGACGAGGGCCTGGACTGCTGAAGAGAATAGGCACGGTGACCTCCTCAACAAATATCTTTATCTTTCTGGACGTGTTGACATGAGGCAAATCGAGAAAACCATACAGTATCTGATCGGCTCAGGCATG GATCCGGGAACTGACAAAAACCCATACCTCGGATTCATCTACACCTCATTCCAGGAGAGGGCGACCTTCGTGTCTCACGGAAACACAGCTCGGCTTGCCAAGGAACACGGGGACCTGAAGCTAGCTCAGATCTGTGGCATCATTGCCGCTGACGAGAAGCGACATGAGACGGCCTACACCAAAATCGTTGAGAAGCTGTTCGAGGTCGACCCTGACGGCACAGTGCTCGCGCTTGCAGacatgatgaagaagaagatatcAATGCCGGCTCACTTGATGTACGACGGCGCGGACGACAACCTCTTCGAGCACTTCTCCTCCGTAGCACAGCGGCTCGGAGTCTACACTGCCAAGGACTACGCTGATATCTTGGAGTTCCTAGTTGGGAGGTGGGAGGTGGAGAAGATGACGGGGCTATCTGGGGAAGGACGCAAAGCTCAAGATTACGTGTGCGGTTTGCCACCTCGGATTCGGAAGCTGGAAGAGAGGGCACAAGCTCGGGCGAAGCAGTCGGCGCCCGTCCCGTTCAGCTGGATTAACGGCAGAGAAGTGATGCTTTGA